The following proteins are encoded in a genomic region of Enterocloster clostridioformis:
- the adhE gene encoding bifunctional acetaldehyde-CoA/alcohol dehydrogenase, which translates to MAKKIEQVVPEIIDSVDGLNAKMNAMREAQKAFSTFTQEQVDKIFFAAASAADKMRLPLAKMAVEETGMGVVEDKVIKNNYAAEYIYNAYKDTKTVGVIEEDKEYGIKKIAEPIGLIAAVIPTTNPTSTAIFKTLIALKTRNAIIISPHPRAKKCTIAAAKVVLDAAVKAGAPEGIIGWIDVPSLELTNEVMRDADLILATGGPGMVKAAYSSGKPALGVGAGNTPVIIDDTADIKMAVNSIIHSKTFDNGMICASEQSVTVMESIYNEVRKEFEYRGCYFLKQGEIDKVRKTIIVNGALNAKIVGQKAATIAKLAGVEVPEDTKILIGEVESVDISEEFAHEKLSPVLAMYKAKTFDEALDKAERLVADGGYGHTSSLYVNVNEEEKILKHAARMKTCRIVINTPSSHGGIGDLYNFKLAPSLTLGCGSWGGNSVSENVGVKHLLNIKTVAERRENMLWFRAPEKVYFKKGCLPVALNELKDVLGKKRAFIVTDSFLYKNGYTHVITDRLSEMGITYTVFSDVQPDPTLANAQAGAKLMREFEPDVILAMGGGSAMDAGKIMWVLYEHPEVDFMDMAMRFIDIRKRVYTFPKMGEKAYFIAVPTSSGTGSEVTPFAVITDQETGIKYPLADYALLPNMAIVDTDNMMSQPKGLTSASGVDVLTHALEAYASVMATDYTDGLALKAMKNVFDYLPTAYNEPTNVEARQKMADASCMAGMAFANAFLGVCHSMAHKLGAFHHLPHGVANALLISLVVDFNAAENPRKMGTFSQYQYPHTRERYAECARFCGIQAKDDAEAVKKLIVKIEELKRSVGIKSCIKDYGIDEKDFLDRLDEMVEQAFDDQCTGANPRYPLMSEIKEMYLKAYYGK; encoded by the coding sequence ATGGCAAAGAAAATCGAGCAGGTTGTTCCGGAAATCATTGACAGCGTAGACGGACTAAATGCAAAAATGAACGCAATGCGCGAAGCGCAGAAAGCTTTTTCTACCTTTACACAGGAGCAGGTAGATAAAATCTTTTTTGCGGCAGCAAGCGCAGCCGATAAGATGCGTCTTCCGCTTGCAAAGATGGCAGTAGAAGAGACCGGCATGGGCGTGGTTGAGGATAAGGTCATCAAAAACAACTACGCGGCAGAGTATATCTACAACGCATACAAGGACACCAAGACAGTTGGTGTGATTGAGGAAGATAAGGAATACGGCATTAAGAAGATTGCCGAGCCAATCGGCCTGATTGCAGCTGTTATTCCTACCACCAATCCTACTTCCACAGCTATCTTTAAGACGCTGATTGCCTTAAAGACACGCAACGCAATCATCATTTCCCCACATCCCCGTGCTAAGAAATGTACCATTGCGGCGGCTAAGGTGGTTCTGGACGCGGCAGTGAAGGCCGGAGCACCGGAAGGCATTATCGGATGGATTGATGTTCCCTCACTGGAACTGACCAATGAGGTAATGAGAGATGCGGACCTGATTCTGGCAACAGGCGGTCCCGGCATGGTAAAGGCTGCCTATTCTTCAGGAAAGCCTGCTCTGGGCGTTGGCGCCGGCAACACACCGGTCATTATCGACGACACAGCAGATATTAAGATGGCGGTTAACTCCATCATTCATTCCAAGACATTTGACAACGGTATGATTTGTGCTTCCGAGCAGTCCGTTACAGTCATGGAATCCATTTACAACGAAGTAAGAAAAGAATTTGAATACAGAGGCTGCTATTTCTTAAAGCAGGGCGAGATTGATAAGGTCCGCAAGACCATCATTGTAAACGGCGCCCTGAATGCCAAGATTGTGGGTCAGAAAGCGGCAACCATTGCCAAGCTGGCAGGCGTTGAAGTACCGGAGGATACCAAGATTCTGATTGGCGAGGTTGAGTCTGTGGATATCAGCGAAGAGTTCGCCCATGAGAAACTGTCTCCTGTGCTGGCTATGTACAAGGCCAAGACATTTGACGAGGCTCTGGATAAGGCAGAGCGTCTGGTGGCAGACGGAGGCTACGGCCATACCTCATCCCTGTATGTGAATGTAAATGAGGAAGAGAAAATTTTAAAGCACGCAGCAAGGATGAAGACCTGCCGTATCGTAATCAACACTCCTTCTTCCCACGGCGGTATCGGTGACCTGTATAACTTCAAGTTAGCTCCGTCCTTAACACTGGGCTGCGGTTCCTGGGGCGGCAACTCCGTTTCTGAGAACGTTGGGGTTAAGCACTTACTGAATATCAAGACCGTTGCTGAAAGGAGAGAGAACATGCTGTGGTTCCGTGCACCTGAGAAGGTTTACTTTAAGAAGGGCTGTCTGCCTGTAGCATTAAATGAGCTGAAGGACGTTTTAGGCAAGAAGAGGGCGTTCATCGTAACAGACTCCTTCCTGTATAAGAACGGATACACCCATGTCATCACAGACCGTCTGAGCGAGATGGGAATCACATATACCGTATTCTCCGATGTACAGCCTGACCCCACACTGGCTAACGCACAGGCTGGCGCCAAGCTCATGAGAGAATTTGAGCCGGATGTAATCCTGGCTATGGGCGGCGGTTCCGCTATGGACGCGGGCAAGATTATGTGGGTGCTGTATGAGCATCCGGAAGTGGATTTCATGGATATGGCCATGCGCTTCATCGATATCAGGAAACGTGTATACACCTTCCCGAAGATGGGCGAGAAAGCATATTTCATCGCTGTTCCTACTTCCTCCGGTACAGGTTCAGAGGTTACTCCTTTCGCAGTTATCACAGACCAGGAGACCGGTATCAAGTATCCTCTGGCAGACTATGCGCTTCTGCCTAACATGGCAATCGTTGATACAGACAACATGATGAGCCAGCCGAAAGGTCTGACCAGCGCATCCGGCGTTGACGTACTGACCCATGCACTGGAGGCATATGCATCCGTCATGGCTACCGACTATACAGACGGCCTTGCACTTAAGGCCATGAAGAACGTATTTGATTACCTTCCAACAGCTTACAATGAGCCTACAAATGTTGAGGCGCGTCAGAAGATGGCGGATGCCTCCTGTATGGCTGGTATGGCGTTTGCCAATGCATTCCTGGGCGTATGCCACTCCATGGCTCATAAGCTGGGTGCATTCCATCACCTGCCACACGGTGTTGCCAATGCCCTGCTGATTTCCCTGGTGGTTGATTTCAATGCTGCAGAGAATCCGCGTAAGATGGGTACATTCTCCCAGTATCAGTATCCACATACCCGTGAAAGGTATGCGGAGTGCGCAAGATTCTGCGGAATCCAGGCTAAGGATGATGCAGAGGCGGTTAAGAAGCTGATTGTGAAGATTGAGGAGCTTAAGAGGAGCGTAGGCATCAAGTCCTGCATCAAGGATTATGGCATTGATGAGAAAGACTTTTTAGACAGGCTGGATGAAATGGTTGAGCAGGCCTTTGATGACCAGTGCACCGGCGCTAACCCAAGATATCCGCTGATGAGCGAGATTAAAGAAATGTATTTAAAAGCATACTACGGTAAATAA
- a CDS encoding 5'-nucleotidase C-terminal domain-containing protein, with product MKNKSFKWLQSLLLAIVLTAVAVTGLPLAGGPITALAADKDIVVLYTNDVHCGVDDNIGYAGLALYKKEMQRQTPYVTLVDTGDAIQGAPIGTLSDGGYLIDIMNYVGYDFAVPGNHEFDYGMSRFLELAGKLNCGYYSCNFINSATGTPVFAPYRMFTYGDTQVAFVGVTTPECFTKSTPAYFQDSQGNYIYSFCEDESGQKLYNQVQASVDAARTEGADYVILAGHLGENGITQKWSSANVIANTTGIDACIDGHSHETVPSENVKNKNGQNVVLTQTGTKLNHIGKLTISADGSIRAELISEVPAADPDREYTVQEHDTLSRIAKRELGSYNRWIDIYNSNLDKIKNADVIPAGLTIVIPGGSYISKDGKAADYGTWQFIQSIENQYNETLKTVLGATPYELTVNDPATGNRIVRNAETNLGDLTADAYRVELGADIGLSNGGGIRSVIKPGNITYNDTLAVFPYGNMGCVIEATGQQIKDALEMASKNCPEESGGFLQVSGLTYTIDTSVRSGVQTDDKGNFTGVSGAYRVTDIKVAGEPIDLNRTYTVASHNYMLKQGGDGMTMFKGCNVIRDEVMVDVDILSSYIRRMGGFVTSEYANPAGQGRITIR from the coding sequence ATGAAAAACAAGAGTTTTAAATGGCTGCAGAGTCTGCTTCTCGCAATTGTCCTGACCGCAGTGGCAGTGACGGGCCTGCCGCTGGCAGGCGGTCCAATCACGGCACTGGCAGCGGACAAGGATATCGTGGTGCTGTACACCAATGATGTCCACTGCGGAGTGGATGACAATATCGGCTATGCCGGTCTGGCATTATATAAGAAGGAGATGCAGCGGCAGACCCCTTATGTGACCCTGGTGGATACAGGGGATGCCATTCAGGGAGCGCCCATTGGCACGCTTTCCGACGGCGGTTATCTTATTGATATCATGAACTATGTGGGATATGATTTTGCGGTTCCGGGAAACCATGAGTTTGACTATGGCATGTCCAGATTTCTGGAACTGGCCGGGAAATTAAATTGCGGATATTATTCCTGCAATTTTATAAACAGCGCAACAGGCACACCTGTTTTTGCGCCCTATAGGATGTTTACATATGGAGATACTCAGGTGGCGTTTGTGGGTGTGACCACGCCTGAGTGCTTTACAAAATCCACTCCGGCGTATTTCCAGGACAGCCAGGGCAATTATATTTATTCCTTCTGTGAGGACGAGAGCGGCCAGAAGCTGTATAATCAGGTGCAGGCCAGCGTGGACGCCGCCAGGACAGAGGGTGCTGATTATGTGATTCTGGCCGGCCATCTTGGGGAAAACGGCATTACCCAGAAATGGTCCTCCGCCAATGTGATTGCCAATACCACGGGAATTGACGCATGTATTGACGGTCATTCCCATGAAACGGTTCCGTCGGAGAACGTAAAGAATAAAAATGGACAGAATGTGGTTCTGACACAGACGGGAACCAAGCTGAACCATATCGGTAAGCTGACCATATCCGCCGATGGTTCCATACGCGCCGAGCTGATATCAGAGGTGCCTGCCGCGGATCCGGACAGGGAGTACACAGTACAGGAACATGACACCTTAAGCAGGATTGCAAAGAGAGAGCTGGGAAGTTATAACCGTTGGATTGATATTTATAACAGTAACCTGGATAAGATAAAGAATGCGGATGTGATTCCGGCGGGGCTTACTATTGTGATTCCCGGAGGAAGCTATATTAGCAAGGACGGAAAGGCTGCGGACTATGGAACCTGGCAGTTTATCCAGTCAATCGAGAACCAATACAATGAGACCTTAAAGACGGTTCTGGGCGCTACGCCGTATGAACTGACGGTTAATGATCCTGCCACAGGGAACCGTATTGTCAGAAACGCTGAGACGAATCTGGGTGATTTGACAGCGGATGCTTACCGTGTGGAGCTGGGGGCTGATATCGGGCTCAGCAACGGAGGTGGAATCCGCAGCGTTATTAAGCCGGGAAACATTACCTATAACGATACCCTGGCTGTGTTCCCTTATGGAAATATGGGATGTGTCATAGAGGCCACAGGACAGCAGATTAAGGATGCACTGGAGATGGCGTCTAAAAATTGTCCGGAAGAGAGCGGGGGCTTCCTTCAGGTTTCCGGTCTGACCTACACCATCGACACATCCGTTAGGTCCGGCGTACAGACGGATGACAAGGGCAATTTCACCGGCGTGTCAGGAGCCTACAGGGTAACGGATATTAAAGTGGCGGGAGAGCCCATTGACCTTAATAGGACATATACCGTAGCGTCCCATAACTACATGCTGAAACAGGGAGGCGACGGCATGACTATGTTTAAAGGATGCAATGTAATCCGGGATGAGGTCATGGTGGATGTGGATATATTATCTTCCTATATCAGGCGGATGGGAGGCTTTGTGACATCTGAGTATGCAAATCCCGCCGGACAGGGAAGGATTACCATAAGGTAG
- a CDS encoding UDP-N-acetylglucosamine 1-carboxyvinyltransferase, producing the protein MEQYIIKGGNPLVGDVTISGAKNAALGILAASIMTDDDVVIDNLPDVRDINVLLEAIQEIGARVDRIDRHTVKINGSNISEVSVDDEYIRRIRASYYFIGALLGKYKSAQVPLPGGCNIGSRPIDQHIKGFRALGAEVTIERGAVIAHAIDLVASHIYLDVVSVGATINIMMAAALAEGQTILENAAKEPHIVDVANFLNSMGANIKGAGTDTIRIRGVNRLHGTEYSIIPDQIEAGTFMCAAAATRGDIMVKNVIPKHLEAISAKLTEIGCEVIEFDDAVRVVGKPSQRHTDIKTLPYPGFPTDMQPQMSVALVLANGTSMVTESIFENRFKYVDELARMGSNIKVEGNVAVIDGVKRLTGAQVNAPDLRAGAALVIAGLAADGYTVVDEIGYIQRGYECFEEKLQGLGAMIEKVDSDREVQKFKLRVG; encoded by the coding sequence ATGGAACAATATATTATCAAAGGCGGGAATCCACTGGTGGGAGATGTGACCATAAGCGGAGCCAAGAATGCCGCACTGGGAATACTGGCTGCTTCTATCATGACTGACGATGATGTGGTGATTGATAATCTGCCGGATGTAAGGGATATCAATGTACTGTTAGAGGCGATTCAGGAAATTGGTGCAAGGGTTGACAGGATTGACCGACACACTGTAAAGATAAACGGAAGCAATATAAGCGAGGTATCTGTGGATGATGAGTATATACGCAGGATACGTGCTTCTTACTATTTCATAGGAGCCCTTTTGGGCAAGTATAAGAGTGCGCAGGTTCCCCTTCCAGGGGGATGCAATATCGGCAGCAGGCCCATTGACCAGCATATCAAGGGATTCAGGGCATTGGGGGCTGAGGTGACCATTGAGCGCGGGGCTGTCATAGCCCATGCCATCGACCTGGTGGCAAGCCACATTTATCTGGATGTGGTGTCTGTGGGAGCTACTATTAATATCATGATGGCCGCAGCCCTGGCAGAGGGACAGACCATTCTGGAGAATGCTGCCAAGGAACCCCATATTGTAGATGTTGCCAACTTCTTAAACAGCATGGGCGCCAATATAAAGGGAGCCGGTACTGATACAATTCGTATCAGGGGTGTAAACCGTCTCCATGGAACCGAGTATTCCATTATACCGGACCAGATTGAGGCAGGTACGTTCATGTGCGCCGCGGCTGCCACCAGAGGCGATATCATGGTTAAGAACGTGATTCCCAAGCATCTGGAGGCCATTTCCGCCAAGCTGACGGAGATAGGCTGTGAGGTGATTGAATTTGATGACGCTGTCCGCGTGGTGGGAAAACCTTCCCAGAGACACACGGATATAAAGACCCTTCCTTATCCCGGCTTTCCTACGGATATGCAGCCTCAGATGTCGGTTGCCCTGGTCCTGGCCAACGGCACCAGTATGGTGACGGAGAGTATTTTTGAGAACAGATTCAAATATGTGGACGAGCTGGCCCGCATGGGCAGCAATATAAAGGTAGAGGGCAACGTGGCTGTTATAGACGGCGTAAAACGCCTGACAGGAGCCCAGGTCAATGCACCGGACCTGAGAGCGGGAGCAGCCCTTGTGATTGCGGGATTGGCCGCTGACGGGTATACAGTGGTGGATGAAATCGGTTATATCCAGCGCGGATATGAGTGTTTTGAAGAAAAGCTCCAGGGACTGGGAGCCATGATAGAAAAAGTAGATTCCGACCGGGAAGTACAGAAGTTTAAATTGCGGGTCGGCTGA
- a CDS encoding transglutaminase domain-containing protein has product MKQEFYYQQMNKAQQNAYRAMLDGFESLSPEFPVLGLDGKELSDIFFRLRLDHPAIFYVEGFHYRFARNSEYVQMIPEYMFEKKKIKEMKTALEARISRLVRQAEGMTPEEKEKYVHEFICSNVTYDKLKKQYSHEIIGPLQQGIGVCEGIAKTVKILCDRLGLECLIAISESAPDRGIRYRHAWNLVKLKNTWYHLDATFDNSLGRYGQKRFDYFNLDDRMIFKDHQPLVYKVPACTDGARFYYRENRLSLTKLEDVAGRFKVVLRKKQPYYVFHWRGGYLTREVLEQIAGIASEAAREKGKYVRISVNYSQSVMELAVTDYQSAQEICREEANEGELAGD; this is encoded by the coding sequence ATGAAACAGGAATTTTATTACCAGCAGATGAATAAAGCGCAGCAGAACGCCTACAGGGCCATGCTGGATGGATTTGAGTCACTGTCGCCGGAATTTCCGGTTCTGGGCCTGGATGGAAAAGAACTGTCAGATATTTTTTTCCGGTTGCGCCTGGACCATCCGGCCATATTTTATGTGGAGGGCTTTCACTACAGGTTTGCCCGGAATTCAGAATATGTGCAGATGATTCCGGAATATATGTTTGAGAAGAAGAAAATAAAAGAGATGAAAACAGCCCTGGAGGCCAGAATCAGCCGCCTGGTGCGGCAGGCAGAGGGGATGACGCCGGAGGAAAAGGAGAAGTACGTGCATGAATTCATCTGCTCCAATGTAACCTATGACAAACTGAAAAAACAGTATTCTCATGAAATTATAGGGCCTCTCCAGCAGGGAATCGGCGTGTGCGAAGGCATTGCAAAGACCGTGAAAATACTGTGCGACAGGCTGGGGCTGGAGTGCCTGATAGCCATAAGTGAATCAGCTCCTGACAGGGGAATCCGGTATCGCCATGCATGGAATCTGGTGAAGCTGAAAAACACATGGTACCATCTGGATGCGACCTTTGATAATTCCCTGGGCCGGTATGGACAGAAGCGGTTTGATTATTTTAATCTGGATGACAGGATGATATTTAAGGATCATCAGCCCCTGGTATATAAGGTGCCGGCATGTACGGACGGGGCAAGGTTTTATTACAGGGAGAACCGGCTGTCCCTGACTAAGTTGGAGGACGTGGCCGGACGCTTTAAGGTGGTACTGAGAAAAAAACAGCCCTATTATGTTTTCCACTGGCGGGGAGGATATCTGACCAGGGAGGTGCTGGAGCAGATTGCGGGAATTGCGTCTGAGGCAGCCAGGGAAAAAGGAAAATATGTCAGGATATCTGTAAATTATTCCCAGTCTGTGATGGAGCTGGCTGTGACGGATTACCAATCCGCACAGGAGATATGCAGGGAAGAGGCGAACGAGGGGGAGCTGGCCGGGGATTGA
- the metK gene encoding methionine adenosyltransferase: protein MERRLFTSESVTEGHPDKMCDAISDAILDALMEQDPMSRVACETATTTGLVLVMGEITTNAYVDIQKLVRETVREIGYDRAKYGFDCDTCGVITAIDEQSQDIALGVNKALEAKENKMSDQELDAIGAGDQGMMFGFATNETEEFMPYPISLAHKLAKRLTEVRKNGTLKYLRPDGKSQVTVEYDENDKPVRLDAVVLSTQHDESVTQEQIHADVKKYIFDEILPQDMIDGNTKFFINPTGRFVIGGPQGDSGLTGRKIIVDTYGGYARHGGGAFSGKDCTKVDRSAAYAARYVAKNIVAAGLADKCEIQLSYAIGVAHPTSIMVDTYGTGKLSNEKLVDIIRSNFDLRPAGIIKMLDLRRPIYKQTAAYGHFGRNDLDLPWERLDKVELLKSYL, encoded by the coding sequence ATGGAGAGAAGACTTTTTACATCTGAATCCGTAACAGAAGGGCATCCGGACAAAATGTGCGACGCCATATCCGACGCGATTTTAGATGCTCTGATGGAGCAGGACCCAATGAGCCGCGTAGCATGTGAGACAGCTACCACAACAGGACTGGTTCTGGTCATGGGAGAGATAACCACCAACGCCTATGTGGATATTCAGAAGCTGGTGCGTGAGACTGTGCGTGAGATAGGCTATGACCGTGCCAAATATGGCTTTGACTGCGATACCTGCGGTGTTATCACAGCTATTGACGAGCAGTCCCAGGATATTGCGCTGGGAGTGAATAAGGCGTTAGAGGCAAAGGAAAATAAGATGTCTGACCAGGAGCTGGATGCTATCGGAGCAGGAGATCAGGGCATGATGTTTGGTTTTGCCACCAATGAGACAGAGGAATTCATGCCTTATCCCATTTCCCTGGCCCATAAGCTGGCTAAGCGTCTTACGGAAGTCCGCAAAAACGGTACGCTTAAGTATCTCCGTCCGGACGGCAAGAGCCAGGTAACGGTGGAGTATGATGAAAATGACAAGCCGGTCCGCCTGGATGCGGTGGTATTATCCACGCAGCACGATGAGAGCGTGACCCAGGAACAGATTCATGCGGATGTGAAGAAGTACATCTTTGACGAGATACTTCCTCAGGATATGATTGACGGGAACACGAAGTTTTTCATCAACCCCACGGGACGTTTCGTTATCGGCGGACCTCAGGGGGACAGCGGTCTGACAGGACGTAAAATAATCGTTGACACCTACGGCGGTTATGCGCGTCACGGCGGCGGCGCATTCTCCGGAAAGGACTGCACCAAGGTGGACCGTTCTGCTGCATATGCTGCCCGCTATGTTGCCAAGAACATCGTGGCGGCCGGTCTGGCTGACAAGTGCGAGATTCAGCTGTCCTATGCCATTGGCGTTGCTCATCCTACCTCCATCATGGTGGATACCTACGGAACCGGGAAATTGAGCAATGAGAAGCTGGTGGACATCATCCGCTCCAATTTTGACCTCCGTCCGGCCGGAATTATCAAGATGCTGGACCTGCGCCGTCCGATTTATAAGCAGACAGCTGCTTATGGTCACTTTGGCCGCAATGATTTGGACCTGCCCTGGGAGAGACTGGATAAGGTGGAATTATTAAAAAGTTATCTATAG